Proteins found in one Maridesulfovibrio sp. genomic segment:
- a CDS encoding tyrosine-type recombinase/integrase has translation MKVEPITSMKDVKNIKRLLQDHPRNLLLFIMGINSGLRAQDILTLRVVDLLDKRVGDRIVVTEKKTGKQNVAIINKEIADTFQKYLEYYECEADEGQFLFQSRKGKNYPITTYRVTGLLKEWTSAINLKGNYGAHSLRKTFCYQQRVHFGVSWELLSKRLNHSSPSVTRRYIGVQDEEVESILLNNI, from the coding sequence ATGAAAGTTGAACCTATTACTTCGATGAAGGATGTAAAAAACATTAAGCGGCTGCTTCAGGATCATCCCAGAAACCTGTTGCTGTTCATTATGGGTATTAACTCAGGTCTGAGGGCGCAGGATATTCTGACTCTGCGAGTAGTAGACCTACTGGACAAGAGGGTCGGTGACCGGATCGTGGTCACAGAGAAGAAAACCGGGAAACAGAATGTTGCGATCATCAATAAGGAAATCGCTGATACCTTCCAGAAGTATCTGGAGTATTACGAATGCGAAGCTGATGAAGGCCAGTTCCTGTTCCAGAGTCGTAAAGGCAAGAACTATCCCATAACAACCTACAGGGTGACAGGGCTTTTGAAGGAGTGGACCAGTGCGATAAACCTGAAGGGAAACTACGGTGCTCACAGCCTGAGAAAAACGTTCTGCTACCAGCAACGGGTGCATTTCGGGGTGTCATGGGAATTGCTGAGCAAGCGTCTTAACCATTCCAGTCCGAGCGTAACTCGAAGGTATATCGGGGTACAGGACGAGGAAGTCGAATCCATCCTTCTCAATAACATTTAA
- a CDS encoding diguanylate cyclase has product MDQQRIKSTLGIDSTKRFVKKYLGFIALLFSLIITTIFYTFNLMTVATIKQQLEDEGRAFFTEIVNTRQWIAKHGGVYVPLESTKDVNEYLNNIDGVDAVIECGGRKYTLKNPALVTRELSHTNLHGDQLKYKITSLKLMNPSNKPDDFEVEALNKFQKGVTSVSTIAEMDGKTYYRYMAPLKTVRGCLKCHVKQGYKVGDIRGGIVVSILADKVEKKVYQARIFMILGGIGVVALMLLSILYISRCFVNELSVAENKLAEMALTDALTGLYNRLTAMRMLKKEISRSRRDGSALSVAILDIDYFKKVNDTYGHSVGDEVLIALAHTLQEQIREYDLACRYGGEEFLLIMPDTTVDDAMTVVSRLLAKVRSMPVRTKKGDIAFTFSAGVANLWGTEEVDKFIDRADSCLYKAKAQGRNQVVAAK; this is encoded by the coding sequence ATGGACCAACAACGGATTAAATCTACACTGGGCATAGATTCAACCAAGCGCTTTGTAAAAAAATATTTGGGATTCATAGCGTTATTGTTCAGTTTAATTATTACCACCATCTTTTACACGTTTAACTTGATGACAGTTGCTACAATTAAACAACAGTTGGAAGATGAAGGGCGTGCTTTTTTCACCGAGATAGTTAACACCCGACAATGGATTGCGAAGCACGGTGGCGTGTATGTCCCTTTGGAGTCGACAAAGGATGTCAATGAATATCTGAATAATATAGACGGCGTAGATGCTGTTATTGAATGCGGTGGACGTAAGTATACTTTAAAAAATCCCGCACTCGTCACTCGTGAATTGTCGCATACCAACTTGCACGGGGATCAACTTAAATACAAGATTACTAGCCTGAAATTAATGAATCCAAGCAACAAGCCTGATGACTTTGAAGTCGAGGCGTTAAACAAATTCCAGAAAGGGGTGACAAGCGTTTCTACAATCGCCGAAATGGATGGCAAAACTTACTATCGATACATGGCACCGTTAAAAACAGTCCGGGGCTGTTTAAAATGTCATGTCAAGCAAGGGTACAAGGTCGGCGATATTCGAGGAGGAATTGTCGTATCGATTCTTGCCGACAAGGTAGAAAAGAAAGTCTACCAAGCTCGTATTTTCATGATATTGGGGGGCATTGGAGTTGTTGCCCTAATGTTGCTCTCAATTCTCTATATCTCTCGTTGTTTCGTCAACGAACTATCAGTAGCTGAAAACAAGTTGGCAGAGATGGCCCTAACCGATGCCCTAACAGGACTTTACAATAGGCTAACTGCGATGCGTATGCTTAAAAAGGAAATATCGAGATCTCGGCGTGATGGAAGTGCCCTCAGTGTAGCGATTCTTGACATCGACTATTTCAAAAAAGTCAATGACACCTATGGCCATAGCGTAGGTGACGAAGTGTTAATTGCTTTAGCCCATACACTCCAAGAGCAAATACGGGAATATGACCTTGCGTGTCGTTATGGTGGAGAGGAATTTTTGCTCATCATGCCGGACACGACTGTTGACGACGCGATGACCGTGGTCTCAAGATTGCTTGCAAAAGTTCGTAGCATGCCTGTACGAACTAAAAAGGGTGATATAGCTTTTACCTTCAGTGCTGGGGTTGCGAATCTATGGGGCACAGAAGAAGTGGATAAATTCATTGATCGTGCAGATTCGTGTTTATATAAAGCCAAGGCTCAAGGACGAAATCAAGTTGTTGCAGCGAAATAG
- a CDS encoding sigma 54-interacting transcriptional regulator, protein MAQKVAWKPRKWILPPGLHQTASRFGIRCRNLIEKAKVDPKPLLIRAPTGSGKSMFVESFIHMYLKSFPNRKVHFVNCAAFPSDLLESELFGYVKGAFTGATADMNGWFEEVVDGIIVLEELGELPKHLQAKLLTAIEFKRFSRVGERKERELRAQIVATTNVDRGSFRDDFWFRFESFYVPPIHERRMDILYYMELFDPELLEMLPKGSVLAALCYNWPGNVREIERVCSAIREEIAFYEEMKTFRDVINEVDGDDSTFVLTLHPLDFKQHDVSDYRFNKPEFLRSKMVHQGIKVEKIERALESCDLGFDCKNDVFKSWLGNKHSYPIEIEELDGYFTIVGNSQYQLAFGGLCLFCKLFLQDINADADILDLGSPSLSSKDWRDLREEDKILPSFEDKPFTYKKKMYHKSVAKLDQDLSRHIYICFGVHESSMDSFSEWPRYFQEAFQESLSYYTGISGITSDDVESFNVLYKRNPSNKKLADYFGGKPDSVSEEIAIESVRLDDLKRLYYETVCHKIGTTHGYKKRLSVIANKSQATITEDFKKLGLSEEFNNPNFYPMKRLSVLKS, encoded by the coding sequence ATGGCACAAAAAGTTGCTTGGAAGCCTAGGAAGTGGATACTTCCCCCAGGATTGCATCAGACAGCTTCACGGTTTGGTATTCGATGCAGGAACCTTATAGAGAAGGCAAAGGTGGACCCTAAACCTTTGCTTATCAGGGCACCAACAGGCTCTGGTAAAAGTATGTTTGTAGAGTCTTTTATACATATGTACCTTAAATCTTTTCCTAATCGTAAGGTTCATTTTGTTAATTGCGCTGCATTTCCTTCTGATCTTTTGGAGTCTGAACTGTTCGGTTATGTGAAAGGAGCGTTTACTGGGGCCACTGCTGATATGAACGGTTGGTTTGAAGAGGTTGTTGATGGAATTATTGTTCTCGAAGAACTTGGCGAACTTCCTAAACATTTACAGGCTAAGCTTCTGACTGCGATTGAATTTAAGCGTTTCTCAAGAGTTGGCGAAAGAAAAGAACGCGAACTGCGTGCGCAAATAGTTGCAACTACGAATGTCGATAGAGGGTCATTTCGAGATGACTTTTGGTTTAGGTTTGAATCTTTCTACGTACCACCTATTCACGAGAGAAGGATGGATATTCTGTATTATATGGAATTGTTTGATCCTGAACTTTTAGAGATGCTTCCTAAGGGGAGTGTTCTGGCGGCTCTTTGTTATAATTGGCCCGGAAATGTTCGTGAAATAGAAAGAGTTTGTAGTGCTATTCGTGAAGAGATTGCTTTTTATGAAGAAATGAAGACATTTAGAGATGTAATTAATGAGGTTGATGGTGATGATAGTACATTTGTTTTAACTCTACATCCTCTGGATTTTAAGCAACATGATGTCAGTGATTACAGATTCAATAAACCAGAATTCTTGCGGTCTAAAATGGTGCACCAAGGTATTAAGGTTGAAAAAATTGAAAGGGCGTTAGAGTCGTGCGATCTTGGGTTTGATTGTAAGAATGATGTTTTCAAAAGTTGGCTTGGAAACAAGCATTCATACCCAATTGAGATAGAAGAGCTTGATGGATATTTTACCATTGTTGGAAATTCGCAATATCAATTGGCATTCGGAGGGCTTTGTCTTTTTTGCAAGTTGTTTCTTCAGGATATTAACGCAGATGCCGATATTCTCGACCTTGGAAGTCCTTCGCTTTCAAGTAAAGATTGGCGTGATTTGAGGGAGGAGGATAAGATACTCCCTAGTTTTGAAGATAAGCCATTTACCTATAAAAAGAAGATGTATCATAAGAGTGTTGCTAAACTTGATCAGGACCTCTCGAGGCATATATATATTTGTTTTGGAGTTCACGAGTCATCTATGGATTCATTTTCTGAATGGCCTCGATACTTCCAAGAGGCATTTCAAGAATCGTTAAGTTATTACACTGGAATAAGTGGTATTACATCCGATGACGTTGAAAGTTTTAATGTTTTATACAAGCGTAATCCTTCAAATAAGAAGCTTGCCGATTATTTTGGTGGTAAGCCGGATTCAGTGTCGGAGGAAATTGCCATTGAGTCTGTTCGGCTGGATGATCTTAAGCGTCTGTACTACGAGACCGTTTGCCATAAAATAGGAACAACTCATGGCTATAAAAAAAGGCTTTCTGTAATAGCCAACAAATCACAGGCAACCATTACCGAAGATTTTAAAAAGCTTGGTTTGAGCGAAGAATTTAATAATCCGAATTTTTATCCTATGAAAAGACTTTCGGTTCTTAAGTCGTGA
- a CDS encoding peroxiredoxin has translation MESGIPLLGDNFPEMEVVTTHGTLNLPSDMTGKWFVLFSHPADYTPVCTTEFVAFQKRYAEFKAMNCELIGLSIDQVFSHIKWAEWIKENLDVEIEFPIIADDMGKVAAKLGMVHPGKGTNTVRAVFIADDKGKLRIMFYYPQELGRNMDEILRAVKGMQTSDANGVAIPAGWPNNELIGESVIVPPANNVKTAKERTGATDCYDWWFCHKKI, from the coding sequence ATGGAATCAGGAATTCCCCTTTTAGGTGATAATTTTCCAGAAATGGAAGTCGTAACAACCCACGGAACGCTTAATTTACCTAGTGATATGACAGGAAAGTGGTTTGTGCTTTTTTCTCACCCTGCAGACTATACCCCGGTCTGCACTACTGAATTTGTAGCTTTTCAAAAACGCTATGCTGAATTCAAAGCTATGAATTGTGAATTAATTGGATTGTCAATTGATCAGGTATTCTCCCACATAAAATGGGCTGAATGGATTAAAGAGAACTTGGACGTAGAAATTGAATTCCCCATTATTGCTGATGATATGGGCAAGGTTGCCGCCAAACTTGGTATGGTCCATCCTGGAAAAGGAACTAATACTGTAAGAGCCGTTTTCATTGCCGATGATAAAGGTAAACTCAGGATTATGTTTTACTATCCACAAGAACTAGGTAGAAACATGGATGAGATTCTGAGAGCGGTTAAAGGAATGCAGACCTCTGATGCCAATGGAGTCGCAATTCCTGCAGGTTGGCCCAATAATGAACTTATAGGTGAGTCAGTTATTGTTCCACCTGCAAACAATGTAAAAACAGCCAAAGAACGCACTGGAGCAACTGATTGTTATGATTGGTGGTTCTGCCATAAGAAAATTTAA
- a CDS encoding endonuclease → MNFMKKLSIIPVLLLLLLIPSICMAGSSNTQRGNTSNDSFNKAKRTLERQVYFDHRETIYCGAEFTADKQVIPPQGFSTSKYSKRANRIEWEHVVPAENFGRTFTEWRDGDSRCVDKRGKSFKGRKCAEKVNSEYRYMQSDMYNLYPAIGAVNAMRQNYNFTMLPDAESDFGSCSMKIENRKAEPPVEARGRIARTYKYMEWAYPRYKMSKAQRKLMDAWDKMYPTSQWECVRAERIEKIQGNNNPFVMCQ, encoded by the coding sequence ATGAATTTTATGAAGAAATTATCCATTATTCCGGTACTTCTGCTCCTGCTTCTGATCCCTTCTATTTGTATGGCAGGTTCCTCAAACACCCAGCGTGGCAATACTTCTAACGACTCTTTCAATAAAGCTAAGAGAACTCTTGAACGGCAAGTTTACTTTGACCACCGAGAAACCATTTACTGTGGTGCTGAATTCACAGCAGATAAACAGGTTATCCCGCCACAGGGTTTCAGTACATCCAAGTATTCTAAAAGAGCCAACAGGATCGAATGGGAACATGTGGTTCCAGCAGAGAACTTCGGGCGCACTTTTACTGAATGGCGTGACGGTGATTCCAGATGTGTTGATAAACGGGGTAAATCCTTCAAGGGTCGTAAATGTGCTGAGAAGGTCAACTCTGAATATCGGTACATGCAGAGTGACATGTACAACCTGTATCCCGCTATCGGTGCAGTCAATGCCATGAGGCAGAACTACAATTTCACCATGCTGCCGGATGCTGAATCTGATTTCGGTTCATGTTCGATGAAAATTGAAAACAGAAAAGCTGAACCGCCCGTTGAAGCCCGTGGTAGGATTGCTCGTACCTATAAATATATGGAGTGGGCCTACCCCAGATACAAAATGAGCAAGGCCCAGAGAAAATTGATGGACGCATGGGACAAGATGTACCCGACATCGCAGTGGGAGTGTGTTCGTGCTGAACGGATTGAGAAGATTCAGGGCAACAATAACCCGTTTGTGATGTGTCAGTAA
- a CDS encoding hemerythrin family protein, translating into MPFAAWKNKYSVGNERIDTQHKSLFQTINELADASSENKENALYKCLGKMEKYAQEHFRDEEDFMKENGYPDLEKHIDEHKQFVNKVKDYQEAVFSNYIPFQDMLEFLNNWLVEHIITSDQKIMKYIKSK; encoded by the coding sequence ATGCCTTTTGCTGCATGGAAGAATAAATACAGTGTTGGAAACGAACGAATTGACACACAGCATAAATCTCTTTTCCAGACGATTAACGAACTGGCTGATGCTAGCTCTGAAAATAAAGAAAACGCATTATATAAGTGTCTTGGCAAAATGGAAAAATACGCTCAAGAACATTTCCGAGACGAAGAAGATTTCATGAAAGAAAATGGTTACCCTGACCTTGAAAAACATATTGATGAACATAAGCAGTTCGTCAACAAAGTTAAGGACTACCAAGAGGCTGTATTTAGTAACTATATTCCATTTCAGGATATGCTTGAATTTTTAAATAATTGGCTGGTCGAGCACATAATTACAAGTGACCAAAAAATAATGAAGTATATCAAAAGCAAATAA
- a CDS encoding DsrE family protein has protein sequence MANFLFVLSKNDNESATRCFQFAKIAHGKGHHVDMFFIDGGVEWAVTGRDLTQKTTTGDCPQDYLPYLIENEVKTGICTPCANNRNLDEATFHSNMQLDGGPHLIDMAAEAKVFNF, from the coding sequence ATGGCTAATTTTCTATTTGTGCTGAGTAAAAATGACAATGAATCTGCAACCAGATGTTTTCAATTCGCTAAAATCGCTCATGGTAAAGGACATCATGTGGATATGTTCTTCATTGACGGTGGAGTGGAATGGGCAGTCACAGGCAGGGATTTAACCCAGAAAACAACTACTGGCGATTGTCCTCAAGATTATCTTCCATACCTGATAGAAAATGAAGTTAAGACGGGTATTTGTACTCCATGCGCTAACAACCGCAATTTAGATGAAGCAACCTTTCATTCCAATATGCAACTGGACGGAGGACCACACCTGATCGACATGGCAGCAGAAGCAAAAGTATTCAATTTTTAA
- a CDS encoding transporter substrate-binding domain-containing protein: MKYFAAIVIFMLCFVSSHVCAGEKIYRISTSYKTLFSTPDQAGMLDRIVNEAFRRIGLKSKVVFTPNERSLISVNEGMFDAEINRVAGMEKKFPHLIQVPEPNMTMHFVAFATKDIPISDWESLRPYKIGLEKGWKILEQNTHNFPHVKRLMSANQLFLMLDKERLDVALFSKMLGYEWIKKLDCNRIKHLEPPLASKDMFLYLHKDNKELAKPLAKALREMKRDGTYDRIVQETTGFLLDKNRK, from the coding sequence ATGAAATACTTTGCAGCTATAGTAATTTTTATGCTGTGCTTTGTCAGCAGTCATGTATGTGCAGGCGAAAAGATATACCGCATATCCACTTCATATAAAACACTCTTCTCTACTCCAGATCAAGCAGGTATGCTAGATCGTATTGTTAATGAAGCCTTTAGACGGATCGGGCTCAAATCCAAAGTTGTGTTTACTCCTAATGAACGCTCATTGATTTCAGTCAATGAAGGAATGTTTGATGCTGAAATAAATAGAGTAGCAGGTATGGAAAAGAAATTTCCTCATTTAATCCAAGTACCTGAACCTAATATGACGATGCATTTTGTAGCCTTTGCAACCAAAGACATACCAATAAGTGACTGGGAAAGCCTTCGTCCGTACAAAATAGGACTTGAAAAAGGTTGGAAAATATTAGAGCAAAATACCCATAATTTTCCTCATGTAAAACGGCTCATGAGTGCAAATCAGCTCTTTTTGATGCTTGATAAAGAACGGCTCGATGTTGCTCTTTTTTCCAAAATGCTTGGATATGAATGGATAAAAAAATTAGATTGTAATCGTATCAAGCACCTTGAACCACCTTTAGCAAGTAAAGATATGTTTCTTTATCTCCACAAAGACAATAAAGAATTGGCTAAACCTCTAGCAAAAGCTTTGCGCGAGATGAAACGCGACGGAACATATGATCGAATAGTACAAGAAACGACAGGCTTCTTACTTGATAAAAACCGAAAATAA
- a CDS encoding flagellin: protein MCFLRFCRYRVWSLVYKLVSDRSNLGATQNRLENTITNLSIQAENLQASESRISDVDVATEMTEFVRRQILTQSATAMLAQANSLPKMAMQLIGG, encoded by the coding sequence ATATGCTTTCTTAGATTTTGTAGATACAGAGTCTGGTCCTTGGTGTACAAGCTTGTTTCTGATAGAAGCAATCTGGGGGCTACACAGAATCGGCTGGAGAACACCATTACGAACCTATCCATTCAGGCAGAGAATCTTCAAGCATCCGAATCCAGAATATCTGATGTTGATGTAGCAACTGAAATGACTGAGTTCGTGAGAAGACAAATTTTAACTCAATCCGCAACAGCTATGCTGGCCCAAGCCAATAGTTTACCGAAGATGGCTATGCAGTTGATAGGTGGCTAA
- a CDS encoding tyrosine-type recombinase/integrase — MSVHKRGNSYFVRYRDQSGKQRNKHFGVGKAGKSKAEEFDLQVKLAKKKKQQVVMLSESDVKLQELLDLYLKDYGLRGQSAAQAYNIRRTMESKIIPKLPNKRVDRLTYADLLNMLEHYPKLNQSTKNRYFAYLRAVFNWGIAHDYITVNPLQKWKMSKEAPRQFEISLEELTQIIRHSPPHLQLIIEMTFYLGLRPGKSELFKLKWDDVDFENRRVFVFATKTKQNRYVPIPDILIPILKKAKRKAKTEYVIEYNGKPVLRVDTALKTAKEKAGITKSFRLYDLRHMYATLMMTQGGDLAAVSANLGHSDISLTANTYYQPMEKEKARAANLLPQLDVDGSRERSRKLAEKKKRDREAANPKKKKKKRSKVTKKGYAFFDGD, encoded by the coding sequence ATGAGTGTCCACAAACGTGGTAACAGTTATTTCGTTCGATACCGGGATCAATCTGGAAAACAACGGAATAAGCATTTCGGTGTCGGTAAAGCTGGCAAGTCGAAGGCTGAGGAATTTGATCTTCAGGTCAAGCTTGCCAAAAAGAAGAAGCAGCAAGTGGTGATGCTGTCGGAGTCGGATGTGAAGTTACAGGAACTACTCGATCTTTATCTGAAGGATTATGGCCTGAGGGGTCAGAGTGCTGCCCAAGCCTACAACATAAGGCGGACTATGGAGAGTAAGATTATTCCAAAGTTGCCTAACAAGCGAGTTGACAGGCTGACTTATGCAGACCTGCTGAATATGTTGGAGCATTATCCAAAGCTTAACCAAAGCACCAAGAACAGGTACTTCGCATATCTTCGCGCTGTGTTTAATTGGGGGATCGCCCACGACTATATCACGGTAAATCCGCTCCAGAAATGGAAGATGAGTAAAGAAGCTCCCAGACAATTCGAAATAAGCTTGGAGGAGCTTACACAGATAATCAGGCACAGTCCGCCGCATTTGCAGCTGATCATTGAGATGACGTTTTATCTGGGGCTCAGGCCCGGAAAATCTGAGTTGTTCAAGCTGAAGTGGGATGACGTAGATTTTGAGAACCGCAGAGTTTTTGTTTTCGCTACTAAGACTAAGCAGAACAGATATGTTCCGATACCTGACATCTTGATTCCCATACTTAAGAAAGCAAAGCGTAAAGCCAAGACTGAGTATGTAATTGAATATAATGGTAAACCTGTGTTGCGTGTAGATACTGCCCTTAAGACTGCGAAGGAGAAAGCAGGGATCACCAAGTCGTTCAGGTTATACGATCTCAGGCACATGTATGCCACATTGATGATGACCCAAGGAGGTGACCTTGCTGCTGTCAGTGCCAATCTTGGACATAGTGATATTTCCCTGACAGCGAACACCTACTATCAGCCGATGGAGAAAGAGAAGGCCAGGGCAGCAAACTTGCTACCGCAACTTGATGTTGATGGATCACGAGAGCGGTCAAGAAAGCTTGCTGAAAAGAAAAAGCGAGATAGAGAAGCTGCTAATCCTAAAAAGAAAAAGAAGAAAAGGTCTAAAGTTACAAAGAAGGGGTATGCATTCTTTGATGGGGATTAG
- a CDS encoding DUF6573 family protein — MVINCDPLFNVIFSYTRKQAIEDGNLIDVTEQAKQTGFKVPVAVSLNLYERYITPPTGLEGEGQSVEGRLHDLFTMCLLAMQDKLDQSRISFQVLFLTKSQPRPLEEVEVICQCGPDDDMKPCITLMLPDDD; from the coding sequence ATGGTAATTAACTGCGATCCACTGTTCAACGTAATCTTTTCATATACCAGAAAGCAGGCAATTGAAGACGGAAATCTAATTGATGTAACCGAACAGGCCAAGCAGACCGGATTCAAGGTTCCAGTAGCTGTTTCGTTGAACTTGTATGAACGATACATCACTCCACCCACCGGACTTGAAGGCGAAGGGCAGAGCGTAGAAGGACGGCTGCATGACCTATTCACCATGTGCTTGTTGGCGATGCAGGATAAATTAGACCAGAGCAGGATCAGCTTTCAGGTGTTGTTTTTAACCAAGTCACAGCCGAGGCCCCTTGAAGAAGTAGAAGTCATCTGCCAGTGCGGTCCAGATGATGACATGAAACCTTGTATTACCTTGATGCTGCCGGATGATGATTAG